The uncultured Desulfatiglans sp. DNA window AGCGCAGCGTGGACTTCGACACCCTGGGCGACTTCCGCTGGACTCCGGACCTGCTGGCAAGCACCTGGCACATGGCCGAGACCGGCACCGTGCCTCCGGGGGGGCTCGAATACCGCACGGGCGGGTCTGGCGGCGGCTTCGACAAACTGCGGCTGCGCTTCCGGAAGCAGAACGGCTCCACGGCGGGGGAAGATGCGAAGGGCAGGAAATCAGCGCCGGGGGTCTCGAGTTCAGGGGCCCGGGAGGTCGAAACCGGCTCCTCCCCTCGAAAATCCGCCTGGACGGAGGATGGAAACGGAGTCGACGTAGGGGTCGAGCTGAACCGGCGAGGCGACAACGCCCACCGGATCCGCATCGAGGTCCCCTTTTACGGGGGCGGCATGTCCTACGGCTCCGTCAGCATCACCACCATGCTGAGCCGCGTCAAGGCGGCCGCGCTCCTCGGCACCTTCTGCTGCACCGGCGAAGGAGGCTACCCGGACGAGCTCAAACCCTATGACGACCACGTCATCACCCAGGTGGCAACGGGCCTTTTCGGCGTGCGCGAAGAAACCATCCAGCGGGTCCGGATCGTCGAGTTCAAGTACGCCCAGGGGGCCAAACCGGGCCTCGGCGGTCACCTCCTCGGGGACAAGGTCACCTCGGGCGTGGCGCGCATGCGCGAGGCTGTGGTGGGGCACCCCCTCTTTTCGCCCTTCCCGTTCCACAGCGTCTATTCCGTCGAGGACCACAAGAAGCACGTCGACTGGATCAAGGCCATCAACCCCAAGGCCCTCGTCTCGGTCAAGGTCTCGACCCCGACGGACGTCGACATGGTGGCGGTCGGGAGCTACTACGCCGGCGCCCACATCATCCACCTCGACGGAAGCTATGGCGGTACAGGGGCTGCGCCCGACATCGCCAAGAAGAACATCGCCATGCCGCTCGAGTACGCGGTCCCGAGGGTCCACCGCTTCCTACGGGAGGAGGGGGTCCGCGACCAGGTCACGGTCATCGCCAGCGGCGGCATCCGCACCCCGCACGACCTCGCCAAGATCATCGCCCTCGGCGCCGACGGGATCTGCACCGGCACCGCGGACCTCGTCGCCCTCGAGTGCATCCGCTGCCACAACTGCGAGAGCGGGCGGGGATGCGCCCGCGGCATCGCCACGACGGACCCGGAGCTCATGCAACTCATCGATCTCGACTGGGGCACCCAGCGGATCGTCAATCTGTTCAGCGCCTGGCGCAGGGAGCTCGTGCGCATCCTCCAGCGGTTCGGCATGCGGAGCCTTTCCGAACTCGTAGGCCAAACGGACTGCCTGGCGCACCTGGATTACCTGTGAACCTCCACGACGGAGCGGCCGATGCTTCACGGACCGCCCGCAGGCGCCCGGTCAACGGAGAATAGGGCCTTTTTGCGCCGCAGCACCCGGAAATGATTTCCCGGTAAAACCCGGTTTCCAATCCGGAAATGAGGATTTTTCTTCACCGCTTCGCCGCTCAGTCCCACCGCTACGCGGCGGGTCCCGGTTTGGCCAATATCAAGGAAATCAACCGTTTGCGCGGAGGCGACCTGGAGGTCGCCGCACAAGCAAACGTGCAGATTGACGCCGAGATTGGCCAAAAAGACCATTTCCGGATGGAAACCTAAAGAGGCAGCTCATGCAAGACGCTCGAACCATAGAACGGATCATCCACAGCCGCAAATCCCTCCTCGAGGGTCTCCCGCGCCGCGAGCGCTTCGAGACCGAGGCCGAAGGAGGCTGCGGGGTGACGGGGTTCGCCTGCAGCATCCCGGTCAGGGGCCGGCACATCTTCGAACCCTCCAGACAGATGCACAACCGGGGGAACGGCCGCGGCGGCGGTATCGCCGCCATGGGGTTCGACCCGCGGATGCTCGGCGTCTCCCGGGAGATCCTTGACGAGGACTACATCCTCCAGATCGCCGTGATGGAAGAAGACGTCATCCGGGGCCTGGAGGAGAAGTGGATCACCCCCCACTTCGATGTACACCTGAGCGAGAAGATCCCCCACGTCGACGACTACCGCGACATCCGGGGGCTGGACGTCCAACCCCCCGACGTCTGGCGCTATTTCGTGCGGGTCAAACCCCCTGTGCTTTCCGCCTTCCGTGAACGGAACGCCCTCGAAGGCCTGGCGGCCCGCCGGGCAGAGGACGAATTCGTCTACCGGAACAGCTTCGGCATCAACCGCGCCTACTACGACGCCTACGGCAGGCAGCGCGCCTTCGTCCTCTCCCACGGGCGGAATTTCTTCATCCTGAAGATCGTCGGCTACGCCGAGAAGGTCGTCCAGTATTACCAGCTCGAAAACTTTAAGGCCCACGTCTGGATCGCGCACCAGCGCTACCCCACCAAGGGCCGGGTCTGGCACCCGGGCGGCGCGCACCCCTTCATCGGCCTGAACGAGGCCCTGGTCCACAACGGGGACTTCGCCAACTACCACTCCGTGGCCGAATACCTCAGCCAGCGGAACATCCGGCCCCTGTTCCTGACCGACACCGAGGTCTCGGTACTCCTCTTCGACCTCTATAGCCGGACCTACGGCTATCCGCTCGAATACGTCATCGAGGCCCTGGCCCCCACCATGGAGCGCGACTTCGACCAGCTGCCGCCCGAAAAGCAGGCGGTCTACCGCGCTCTGCAGGCCGCGCACATCCACGGATCCCCTGACGGTCCATGGTTCTTCATCATCGCCAGGAACGACACGGAGAACCAGCGGCTGC harbors:
- a CDS encoding conserved hypothetical protein (Evidence 4 : Unknown function but conserved in other organisms), producing MNSNDPSPFRFPEVVRTPSRFRNPIGKYRLHRTSACTACGLCVECCPYGVHVRRRGQVEVARAYLCVGHDCKDPCHLKCPEGALSLKRSVDFDTLGDFRWTPDLLASTWHMAETGTVPPGGLEYRTGGSGGGFDKLRLRFRKQNGSTAGEDAKGRKSAPGVSSSGAREVETGSSPRKSAWTEDGNGVDVGVELNRRGDNAHRIRIEVPFYGGGMSYGSVSITTMLSRVKAAALLGTFCCTGEGGYPDELKPYDDHVITQVATGLFGVREETIQRVRIVEFKYAQGAKPGLGGHLLGDKVTSGVARMREAVVGHPLFSPFPFHSVYSVEDHKKHVDWIKAINPKALVSVKVSTPTDVDMVAVGSYYAGAHIIHLDGSYGGTGAAPDIAKKNIAMPLEYAVPRVHRFLREEGVRDQVTVIASGGIRTPHDLAKIIALGADGICTGTADLVALECIRCHNCESGRGCARGIATTDPELMQLIDLDWGTQRIVNLFSAWRRELVRILQRFGMRSLSELVGQTDCLAHLDYL
- a CDS encoding hypothetical protein (Evidence 5 : Unknown function), which produces MRIFLHRFAAQSHRYAAGPGLANIKEINRLRGGDLEVAAQANVQIDAEIGQKDHFRMET